The Candidatus Neomarinimicrobiota bacterium genome contains the following window.
ATGGATGAAGAAGGAAGTGTGCGTAAGATCAGCAAAGGAGAGCTGGAAATCGACCTGGAAAAACGGGCTGTTTCCATCCGTGGCAAAGAGATTCAATTAACAGCAACTGAGTTCAACCTCCTAACTCTGCTGATCCGTCAACCGGGACGCGTATATAGTCGGAAACAGCTATTAGATATCGTCTGGGATTACTCTTTTGAGGGCTATGAGAATACGGTGAACACTCACGTCAATCGTCTCCGCTCCAAAATCGAGAAAAATCCCAACAATCCTGAATATGTCCTCACCGTCTGGGGTGTAGGCTACAAATTTTCTGACGAGATTGGTGTATAAGCACCTCCCATGGTCCAATTCAGCCATATCCCGCTATATCGCACTCTGACCTTTAAAGTCTCTATTGCGCTTATAGCCTTTTTTATTCTGAACGGGGTTCTATTGGTCCTATGGAATCAGGCTGATATTATGAATGACCTGGAAATTGATATTCAGACAGCATACCGCTATACAGCTCTAGAAATCACCGAAGAATTAGAAAATCCCGAAACCGACATTAAAGACATGTCGGTTTTTTTTGATTCACTTGCTCAGTATTATCCAGGAATGGAATTATTTCTGGTTGCTCCAGATGGGGAGATCCAGGAGCATGGCAGCTATGTACCCTCACAACTCATCAACAGCCATGTTTCAATTGATGCCATCTATTCATTTCTTCAAGCAGATACCAACGATTATCCTATAGAGATAGCAATCCCAACAGCAACAGATCTTGATTTTGTATTCTCTGCCGCACCCCTGGGGTCTGCCGCAGATCCATACGCTTATGTCTTAGTGACCATGGTTGAAGGTGGGGAAGATGTAGTTGTAACCTGGTGGGAAGAGTATGGTGCCATACTTACACGGACCATCCTATTTAGTCTCATTATTGCTGGCTTAGCTGGTATCATATTCTGGTATTTTCTAACAAGGCGTGTTCAAAACGTTGCACATGCCGTCCAAAATTATCGAGCCGGGGATACTCGTTTTGTCCTGAAAGATGAAGCCAGTGACGAAATTGGTCATGTCGCAATGCATGTTGGCGATATGATGGAACGTATCGATGCCATGTTTGGTGAATTAGGTCTTAAGGAGAAGATGAGGACAGAGTTATTAGCTTCTGTCAGTCACGAACTTCAAACGCCACTTACTGTCATGCAGGGTAATATTGAAACCTTGGTGGAACACCGCGAAAAGATGAGTGAAGAAGATCTTAGCATGAAATTGGGAGCCGTCTACTCACAGGTTCGACATATGAGTGCCCTGATTGATGATATGTTTGATGTTGCCATACTTGAAACAGGTCAGATGCGGATCAACGCAGAACCTTTCCCCATGGTTGAACTGGTTGAAGATGTACTTCAGAGCTATGCATTACTCCTGGATCAATCAAAGATTGCAGTTGAACGCAATTTTCCTGAATCCATTCAAACTGTGAATGCTGATCCTCTTCGAATTCGTCAGGTCATCCGAAATCTCTTGAGCAATGCTATTAAATTTTCATCTCCAGGGGATACAATTCGTATCACGACTGAGGTTAAATCAAACGAAATTCTCTCATTTCGTATAGAGGATACTGGTGTTGGTATTGCAGAAGACGATATCAGTAAGATTTTTGAAAGCTTTTATCGTTCCAAGCAGCAACTAGAAAAAACCGTCAAGGGCACCGGTCTGGGATTACATATTTGCCAGCATATTCTTAAGCTCCACAATTCAACTCTGGATGTGAAGAGTCGTCTGCACATTGGCAGCACTTTTTCTTTTGATCTTAATCTCTACAAAGAAGTTGTAACGATTTAATCTGGTCCATCTCTAAATTCTGTTCACAAAAAGAAGGAAATTATCATGAGTGAAGAAATCACCACTCCAAGTGGTCTAAAATATGTCGATGAAGTAGTTGGTTCCGGTAAAGCCCCATTAAGCGGGCAGGGCGTTGTAGTTCATTATACTGGTACCCTAGAGGATGGAACAAAATTCGACAGTTCAGTTGATAGAAACAAACCTTTCAGCTTCACTATTGGTGTTGGCAGAGTTATTCAGGGCTGGGATGAAGGGGTTATGACCATGAAGGTCGGTGGCAAAAGACGTTTGATCATTCCTTCTGATTTAGGATATGGAGCCCGAGGCGCTGGTGGTGTTATCCCTCCCAATGCGACCCTGATCTTCGATGTCGAATTGCTGGAAATCCGCTAAATATACATATAAAATGACCCCTGCAGAACTCAAGACAGTCCTGAATGAGCATCCCCTCACTTTGCTTTATTTCTCCACACCTACCTGTAACGTGTGTAAGGTGCTGAAGCCTAGAGTAGAAGCCCTTTTGGAGGAAGAACCTCCCTGGCATTTTCAGTATATGAATACTGAGGAATCCATGGAAATTGCCGGGCAGCACCTCATCTTTGCTGTACCGACTCTCTTACTTATGGCAGACGGTCGCGAGATAGCCAGGCTCAGTCGCCATTTCGGCATGCATGAACTGGAACAACCCATCCGACGCTACGCTGAACTTTATAATCAGGTTGAGTCTTAGATCTACCTAAAGCCTGTCTCTCTATGTTAAGATATTTACTCTTACGCAATCCTGGTCACAACAGGGTGTACTATTTGGAGTCAGAAAAACTGGCTTTAGCTGAGCTATCCCTTACCTGCCAGCGACTAGAGCAAACATGCAGACATATTGAATCAATCGATATTGCCGGTATCAATTATCTCTCATTCACTGTGGAAAAGACCCTAAGTGAGCGTGAGCTTGAATGGCTATCCAGACTTTCCTTCATCTTTGCACTTTTTGTTCAAGAAGTTGACAACGAGGCACAGCTGAAGCCTGTTGCCCTCATACCACCAACTCATCTTGATCCCAAAATTTCCATGTTGCTCAAGTACTCAGGAAAGACCAACGAAATTTTTACACGAATGATGATAAACGTAGGTTTGGTCTCAAGTGATTTTGGGGTTGAGGATTCCATTCAACTATTGGATCCAGTCTCTGGCAAGGGAACTACTCTCTTTGAAGGAGCTGTTCGTGGATTTGATGTGACAGGGATTGAAACTGAGCGCAAAATGGTTCATGAGACCACCATCTTTTTCAAAAAATTTCTGGAGCAGGAAAAATTCAAACATTCCCTGGGCAAACACGCCATGTATTCCAGCAGTACTGGCGGCGAAGCCTCTGTTCAGTTATTTGAATATTCCAAAGACAAGCAAGGCTTCAAGGCCGAGGGTTCCAGAAAGCATCTGGCCCTGATCGCTGGCAATGCCATTCATTCCAGACGTTACTTTAAAGCAGAAAAATTTCATCTCATCATAGGTGATTTACCCTATGGTATCGCCCATGGAAATAGAGCGAAGAAGAAGCACAACTCCCGCACCCGCAGCCCGGCTGAGTTCATGGAAGTCTGTTTACCCGAATTTCACAAGATATTGAAAACAGGGGGGACTCTCGTGTTAGCCTGGAACAAGTTTGTGTGGCCCCGTGAAGATTTTGTCGAGCTTCTTGCTGCCAAGGGCTTCAAAGTCTTAGATGCTGATCCCTATGATCAATTCACCCATCGTGTGGATCAGTCGATAAAGAGAGATATTGTAGTAGCCCGCAAAGCCTGATTCGACGCCCTAACTTGTTAATTAGTCAGAGCTAACATATATTAGACCCTCACTCTGGAGGGGACATGAAATCAAAAATATTTCTAAGTTTGTTGTTTTTACTCCATTTCGGTTATGCCATTGAGGAGCATCAGCTCTGGAATGGTAATCAGATTAATAATTGGTGGGATAACACCGGTAGGATCACTTCGCATGTCGCTACCGGGGATGCTGGGATGGAATGGCCTGCTGGTAGTGGTGATACTCCCATATATACAGCAGGACTATGGATTGTTGCAGGAAGCGTTAACGGGCAAGAAAATTATAGGAGTGCCGCCTCAGAATTTACCACAGAATGTCTTCCTGGTCCCTGGGGCTCTGACCCAGATGCACCAGAACACAGGATATATAAAATTCGATCTGCAGATGGACGAGTCAATCCTGACTGGGATGTCTGGCCAGTTGATCAGGGTGCACCGTGGATTGATGTGAATGAAGACGGTGAATATGACCCTGCCATTGATAGTCCTGATGTAAAGGGAGATTTGTACTATTGGACAGTTTTCAATGACGGCAACGAAGGTAGACACAGCTATTTATGGGCCACACAACCACTTGATATCGAAGTTACAGCTGCAATGTATGGCTATGAGGGTCCCAGTCCTTTGGAGAACACACTATTCCTCGAATGGAATATTAGAAATGCAGGATCAGACCAGCTTGACTCAGTAATCCTGGGGATTTGGCAGGATATTGATCTTGGTAGTGCTATCAACGATTACCCAGGCTGCTCTCCAGATTTAGATCTGAGCTATCATTATGTAGGAAGACTACCTGATCAGGACTATGGGTTCTTCCCACCATCAGTAGGGTTTTCAATCCTTCAGGGACCTATCGTGCCCTCTATCGGAGATACGGCCCATGTTTCAGGTGAACTTATCCCAGATTATAAGAACCTACATTCCACTGCTTTTACTCCTTTTTGTGCCGTTGAATGTCCGGATCCTCAGACCGTCGAAGAAGCTTACCTGAATATGCAGGGTCGTGATCATGATGGAAATCTTTACGTAAATCCAACAAACAATACTCCAGAACCATTCAGCTTTACGGGAAATCCACTAGATGGATCTGGCTGGTTGGCTGTAAATGAGACATTTCCACGTGATTGGCGGGGCATTCTGTCTACTGGTCCGGTTAGCCTGTCGCCAGGCGAAACACAGCAGATGGTTGCAGCGTGTGTGGTTTCTCCAGGAAATGGTCCTCTGGCGGCTTTAGCCGCCCTTTTTGATGATGTTGAAACTGTACGGGAGATTTATGATGCACAGTTCAGCAATTTGGATGATCTGGTTCTGGTTTCAGAAATCGATGTACCTCATAACACAGAAAGCTCGGGACCTTTCACCTTCCAGTTTGAGATTCTTGATCCCACAAACCAATGGGATAGTCATACAATGAGTTATCAACTCGATGATATCTGGACCAACACTTCAATGACTAATATGGGCGCATCGGTTTGGCAGGCTGAACTCCCTGATTTTCAAGTTACCAATACGTCAACTTTGGCTTATCATCTTGTCCACTATGATGGTGAAGGCAATTTCGATCACTGGCCATCTGGAGCCCCCTACAATAACAACTTGTTCACTTTTGGACCAGATCTTGAAGCCCCTGTAGTAGCAGGATTACAAGAGCATTACGATGTACACTATCAGCTACCATTTTCAAAGTTGGTGACAATTGACACTGTTTCTGACAACAGATTCGGGATAAATGAAATCTGGCTAAACTGGACTATTGGCGGAAGTGATATTATGACTGCTCCTATGGTAGCCATTGATACAAATGAAGTGGAATGGGTGTTTAATAGAGTATTTCTCGGAGATATGTCTGATGTTGTAGGACAGATGGGAGATACTGTCAAATATTGGGTTAATGTTCAGGATGGTAGCAACCAGGGTAACCTTGGTAGTTCAGAAATTCGGAGCTTTATCGCCAGCAATCAGGAAACAATCGGAGATTTTGATCATGCCACTGATCAAATTGGGATTGTGGATTGGCTCTCCTTCGAGAATGGTTCTATAGTTCCATTTTCTGATGGAGGGAATCATTGGGGCAAAGTTATCCAAACCCCATTGAACGCTAATATTGCTAGCTACGACACACTGGAAATGCTCAGAGAGTTGGATCTTTCATTTTTTGATTTTGGTTGGATCAATACACGCATGGCTGCCAATTTCGGTGACGAGAACAATTATGGCTTAGTTCAGATTAAAACCAATGGCGGCTATTTGACCATCGACTCGCTATCTGGATTCATCATGCCGGATACCCTATCATATGATCTTTCACCCTTTCTACCAAATGTAGCCCTAGGTATCCGTTTTATCCTCCACAGTGCTCAAGGTGTCGCGCTCTGGATCCTGGATGATATGATATTCCATACTGATCCAAATCTGGTGGGTATCAAAACAGCTGGTCTGCAGCCCCTGACCTTTTCGCTTCAGCAAAACTATCCCAATCCCTTCAATCCCATCACGAGTATTGTTTACACACTGCCAGAACTCATGGATGTTGAGTTTGAGATATTTGATGTGAGAGGTCGCCTGGTGAAAAGCTGGTCTCTGGAAAATCAGAGCGGAGGAGAGCACAAATTGTTCTGGGATGGTACCAATTCAGCCGGTGAGCTTGTATCCACGGGTGTTTACATCGGCGTCATCAAGACGGAGGACTATCAGTCAACAATTAAGATGGTATTGCTCAGATAGGAAGAAAATCATGTGCAATCGTGTCGTCATGTTTCTGATTTGTGCAGCTTCGCTCATTGCTGCAGGAAACCCTTCCCATACTTCAGATCTCAGATCACTGGATCATTATTTATGGGAAGGGAATAATATTCGAACCTGGATTGGAAACAATGGCACACTTGTTTCCCACATTCCCACGGGACAGGCTGGTCTCGAATGGCCAAAAGATTCAGGTTACACAGCAGTTTTTACTGGTGGTCTCTGGCTCGGAGCAGGACTGGTTGATGGACAAGCAGATATCAGAACGGCCATGTATCAGTACTCAACTGAATTTTCCCCCGGTGCATTAGGTAGTGATCCAGAGGCAGTCGAGAATAAAGTTTATTCCATTAATTCGGGCGACAATGTTTCCAATCCGGATTGGCTCAATTGGCCAGTAAATCAGGGTGCACCCTGGATTGACGAGGACGGGAATCATGAATGGGATCCAAATGTGGATTCCCCCGCGATTAAAGGGGATCAATTCTCCTGGTGTGTCATCAATGATGGCAACGAAGAGAATCATAATAATTTGTATAGTACGCTACCATTAGGAGTGGAGATCCGGACATCAATATATGGCGTTGATGTGGAGGGGAGACCCGCTAACACCATCTTCTATGAATGGAATATCAGGAACGCTGGTGAGCATGTACTTGACTCTGTTTTTGCTGGTGTTTGGATGGACCCGGATATTGGTTATAGCAGTGACGATTACGCTGGCTCAGATCCTGATTTGGAAATGTCCTATGCCTATAATGCTGATTCCATTGATGCTGACTATGGTTCCGTTCCTCCAGCAGTAGGAGTGATGTTTATCAGGACCCCTCTGGTACCGGCGCTAGGAGAGATTGGGTACAACGTGCATGGTGCAGTTGAGGACCATCGCAATGTACCCATGAAGGCAAGTCTAATCTGGTACTGCGGAGGTAGTCTCTGTGGACCGGACACACCCGGTGAAGCTTTTAATCAAATGAATGGTCTGGATAACGAAGGTGACTCTCTTATGGATCTCGATAACCACCCAACAACCTTCATGTTGACCGGGGATCCAGCCACTGGTGAAGGTTGGACAGAAGCTAACGCCGAGAGATTATCTGGGGATCGCTATTTTCTCATGAGCGCAGGTCCATTTTCTTTATCTCCTGGGGAATCCCAGGATTTTATATGTGCTCTCATGCTCGCGCAGGGGACAAACAATCTAAACGCCATAACTGAATTGAGATCAACAGCTTCAGATATAAGACTATTGTGGCCTCAACTGTTTGAAACCACGTCTATTAGAGACGACCTCGACCAGATGCCCGGGGACTTCGTGCTGCACCCGGCTTATCCCAATCCTTTCAATCCTATCACGAGTATTGCCTATACGCTGCCAGAGCAGATAGATGTTGAGTTTGAGATATTTGATATAAGGGGTCGCATGGTAAAAAACTGGTTCTTTGCAAATCAGACCAGAGGAGAGCACAAATTGTTCTGGGATGGCACCAAAACCGGCGGTGAGCTTGTATCCACCGGAGTTTACCTCGGAGTTATCAAGACGGGGAGCTATCAGTCAACAATTAAGATGGTTTTACTAAGATAGAGAAGATCGAATGAGCCCTCAGGTGCTCAATATCAGTTCTCGATTTTGACAATTACATCCTCTGGCATGGGCCCAGCTGGTGTCTGGCTGGTTTGATTCCTAATGGCTTCAATTTCAACAAAATCAAATAAACGACCCTGTCCTATGCCTTCACATTCTTCTTCAATCAATTTCCAGCGATATTGGGATTTCAAATTGGCTTTCCAGAATGGAAAAGTTCGACACTGAGTTGGGCGTGCCTCATAGATGGTGCAGCCATTTTCACCATAGAAAATGCAATTATCACCATCATTCTTAAACACATATTCGCCTTTATGTAGATCCATATAGGTCGCAGTAAATTTGTTGACGCTCAGATCAAGATGTTTGGCTGCAAAGCCTACATCTTCCAGTGTGGGGTAGACAAAGCCCCCTCCCAACTTACAGCAGGCTCCACAACCCGTGCATTCAAAATGCAATCCTCTCGCATAGAAGCGTTCTTTAGGAGTAGATTTTGACAAATTAGAATAAACCTTTTACCAGTCCACCATCCACCACTATAGACTGTCCAGTGAGATAGCTGGCTCTGGTTGAGGATAGAAACGTAATCACCGCTGCCAGCTCTTCTGGTTGGCCCAGACGCTTCATGGGAATGTCCTTGGCGATAAGGGCAGGGTCTGCCAGATCACTATGCAATTCTTTAACTCGCTCAGTATCATGGATACCAGGCAGCACCATATTCACCGTAATACCGTGTTCTGCAACTTGAGCTGAGAGTGTCTTGGCATATCCAGTCAAACCAGCGCGGGCTGTATTGGAAAGGATGAGTGAGTCAATGGGCTGTTTCACTGAAACTGAAGTAATGAATACTATCCTGCCCCAACCTTTAGTACGCATTCCCTCCAGGACTTCCTGAGCTGAATCCTTCATGGCGATCAAGTTACCCTGTAAGGCATTATTCCACTGATCGTCGCTTAGACTATCATAAAATCCTGCTGAGGGACCGCCGTTATTGGCTACCAGAACATCGATAGAGCCCCAATTTCCCTCTATCTCATCTAGCATGGTGCGCCGTGCCTTTGGATCCGCCAGATCACACACAAAACCCTGAACTGTAGCACCAGTAGCTTTGCTGATTGATTTAGCAGCACCTTGAATTCGCTTTTCATCCCGTGAGCAAATAGCCAATCGACAGCCTTCTCGAGCCAGTTCCAGAGCTGCAGCATATCCAAGTCCAGATGAGGAACCTTGAACCAGCGCAACTTTATTTTTAATACCAAAATCCATAATATTTCCTTACTCAAAAAATTCGTGATATGATAGGATGGCGATAGCTGTAGGGAAAGGAACAAATCGTGGCTAATCCTGTTCACATCACTGGTACTACGTCTATATTAGAAGGCTTATTATGAATAAAGGAAACAATAAATAAATGGATATCTACTCACTACTTCTGGCTGTCCCAGCCATCCTCATTGCATTAACATTTCATGAGTTTGCCCATGGTTATGTGGCCTATCGCTTTGGTGATCCCACTGCAAAGAATCATGGACGACTCACGCTTAATCCCTTAGCTCACCTGGACCCTATGGGTACCATCATGATCTTCCTGATTCACTTTGGCTGGGCGAAACCCGTCCCCGTGGATCCACGTTATCTGGGAAATCCTAAACGGGATATGATGTGGATTGCTGCTGCGGGTCCCCTCATGAATATGGTATTGGCTTTAATTTCCGGTATTGTGATTCGGATTTTTATTGGAGTTGGCCTGGCAAGTAGTCAATCAGGTGAAACAGCCCAAATAGTTTTTCAAATGTTGTACTATTCACTGTATATCAATCTAGCCCTGGCCTTTTTCAACCTTTTGCCCATTCCGCCCTTGGATGGATCGAAAATATTAGCCGGAGTACTTCCCCACAGGTATGCACCTACTCTTTACCTCATCGAATCTCGGGGACCCATGGTTTTATTTGGGATTATCATGTTTGGATGGATTACAGGATTTCATGTTTTAGGTGTCGTTATTGGTCCCTTTATCAATGTTTTTTCCCACTTATTTTCAGGAATCTAATGCCAGAACTGAAGTATGCTAAAACCCGTCGATTGAGACGTTTTGAATCTGCAGAGTCAGATGATAGACGCATTCATTTTCGACGTATGACCTCGGCCTACCCAAAGCGGAGTTTCGTAGGTCTATTGGTCATGGCTGGGATGGTGGCATATATTCTCTATTATTTATCAAAAGTCTAAAGGTTTGACAGATGCAGAAAATCGTTGAATGCGTACCAAATTTTAGTGAAGGTCATGACCTTGCTCTCATCGAGCAGATCACGTCATCAATTGCTCAGGTTGAAGGTGTCACTCTGCTGGATGTGGATCCAGGTGCAGATACCAATCGTACTGTTGTCACTTTCGTAGGTGGACCAGAAGCCACTGTTGAGGCAGCCTTTCAAGGCATCAAACGCGCCTCTGAACTCATCGATATGCGCAAGCACACAGGAGCCCATGCTCGCATGGGAGCCACAGATGTCTGTCCATTCATTCCCGTCAGTAATATGACCATGGAAGAATGTGCCGAGTTGTCACGTATCTTGGGTAAACGAGTCGGTGAAGAGTTGAATATCCCAGTTTATTTGTATGAATATTCCGCCGCCACGCCAGAACGTGAAAATCTTGCCAATATCAGGGCAGGGGAATATGAAGGTCTCTCAGAAAAATTGAAGAACCCACATTGGAAACCTGATTTCGGAAAAGCTGAGTTTAATGCCAAATCCGGGGCTACGGTTATGGGTGCCCGCAAATTCCTTATCGCCTACAATGTGAACCTAAATACTCGGGATACCAAAAAAGCCACTGACATTGCTTTAGAGATTCGCGAAGCTGGCCGGAATGCCCGAGATCCAAAAACCAATAAGTTTATACGCGATGAGAATGGAACGCCCATCAAGCGACCTGGCACGTTAAAAGCTGTCAAAGCTGTGGGCTGGTACATTGATGAATACAACATGGCACAAATTTCCATGAATCTGGTGGATATGGCGGTCACACCTTTTCACATCGCCTTTGATGAAGTGGTCAAACAGGCAGATTTGCGAGGTCTAAGAGTTTCAGGAAGTGAGCTCGTAGGACTCATCCCACTCACTGCTATGCTGGATGCAGGTAAATATTATCTCAAAAAGCAAAACTCCAGTACCGCGGTATCCAACGCAGAACTTATCCGAATCGCCATCCAGAGTATGGGTTTGAATGAAATCGCTCCCTTCAATCCTCAGGAACGCATCATTGAATATCAATTAGGATCAAAAGACGAGAAAAATCTAGTCGATATGGGTGTGACTGAGTTTGTAGATGAATTGGCATCAGACTCACCAGCCCCAGGTGGAGGCTCCGTTTCAGCATTGGCTTCGTCCATGGCTGCAGGTCTCACCAATATGGTGGGTGTTTTGACCTTTGGTAAAAAAGGTTACCAGGACAATTGGGATGAAATTGAAGATCTCAGTAATCAGGCTCAGAGCTTGAAAGATACATTCCTGTTTCTTGTAGATGAGGATACTCGTTCATTTAACAATGTCATGGCAGCCATGCGCCTACCCAAAAAGAGTAGTGAGCAACAAAGTGTACGTCTTCAAGCGCTCCAGGAAGCGACTATTTATTCGGCTGAAGTCCCACTGAAGGTAATGCGACATTCGCTTGATATCATGAAACTGGCAGGACGTATGGCAGAAATTGGCAATCAGAATTCATTGTCAGATGCTGGTGTAGCGGTGCTGCAGGCACGAGCTGGACTGGAAGGCGCTGCTCTTAACGTGCTCATAAATGTTCCTGGAATTGATGATCAAGATGTCGTCAAAAAATTCAAAAATGAAGTTTCAAGCTTGAAATCTGAGTCTGCTACTCTGGCAGATAAAATTCTCTCAGCCATGACAAGCAAACTCCTAACCCCTAACGCCTAACGATCCTTTAAATGTCTCGAATCCATATTCTCCCTGATATTCTGTGCAACAAAATCGCTGCTGGCGAGGTTGTTCAACGACCAGCCTCGGTTGTCAAGGAACTGGTGGAGAATTGCATTGATGCAGAAGCCACCCGCATTGAAGTAACCATCAATAATGGTGGTCGCGACCTCATCCAGGTCATTGATGATGGAGTCGGTCTGGATAAAGAAGAACTAGGATTAGCCCTGGAACGGCATGCAACCAGCAAAATTGCCGAAATTGATGATCTCTTCCGTATAAGAACCATGGGTTTTAGGGGAGAAGCGCTGCCCAGCATTGCTTCTGTTTCCATGATGGAACTGGTATCCCGAGCACGAGAAAGTGATGCTGCATTTTCTCTGGAGGTCCAGGCTGGAATAGCTGGTGACGTTCAACCTATTGCCTGGGAGACGGGCACTCGGATCACAGTTAAAAATTTATTCTTTAATGTCCCAGCCAGGCTCAAATTTCTAAAGGCGAAACGGACAGAGCTCAACCATATAATTGACCGTGTAAAACCATTGGCTCTCATATATCCAGAGATTGCCTTTAAGCTCGTGGCAGATAAAAAGGTCATTTTCGATTTAAGGGCAGCAGATCCAGAAGAACGTGTGGCAGCTATTTTTGGAAGTGAATATGCCAATAAAATTATTAAGGTAGAGGACAATCGTGGGAACATTAAGGTTTCAGGTTTTATTGGAAATCTCGACCTTGTGCGTGTTGCCCGAGGTGAGCAGTATCTCTCCATAAATAATCGCCCGATTTCTGATCGCCTGATAAATAATGCGGTTTATCAAGCTCATAAATCTCTGATTCAACGCGGCGAATTTCCCTTCTATTCTTTGAATATATCAGTTCCCCTCAATGAAGTGGATGTGAATGTACATCCCACAAAAACTGAAGTAAAATTTAATGATGAGTGGCGGGTCTATCACGTTGTAAAAGAAACCGTTGAGAACGGTCTTCGCCAGACCTTGAAAATGTTACCCAGCTTCCAGAACCGTCCACAGGCTGCGCCTCTTTTTTCTGAGACAAATACTAATTCACCTCAAACTAGTTTCGTTGTACCGGGTTCAAATCAGTATCAGGATGATGCACAAGCCCGCAGTGCTGAAGAGAGTGAAATTCTTCAAAAAGCCCGACAATTTAGCCAGGTTTTGGATCGAGATTCGGTGGAGAAGAAGCCCCAGCGAGAACAAGGTGGATTTATCTGGCAAGTTCATAACACCTACATTCTCAGCCAGATCAATAATGGCATAGCTATAATCGATCAGCACGTAGCCCATGAACGGATTCTCTATGAAGAAGCGCTGAAGGATATGGACGAGAACAAAGGGACATCACAGCAGCTACTTTTTCCTGCTACACAGGAGTTTTCAGCTGATGATTACACGCTTCTTGTTGATATCATTCCCTCTTTAAA
Protein-coding sequences here:
- a CDS encoding HAMP domain-containing histidine kinase translates to MVQFSHIPLYRTLTFKVSIALIAFFILNGVLLVLWNQADIMNDLEIDIQTAYRYTALEITEELENPETDIKDMSVFFDSLAQYYPGMELFLVAPDGEIQEHGSYVPSQLINSHVSIDAIYSFLQADTNDYPIEIAIPTATDLDFVFSAAPLGSAADPYAYVLVTMVEGGEDVVVTWWEEYGAILTRTILFSLIIAGLAGIIFWYFLTRRVQNVAHAVQNYRAGDTRFVLKDEASDEIGHVAMHVGDMMERIDAMFGELGLKEKMRTELLASVSHELQTPLTVMQGNIETLVEHREKMSEEDLSMKLGAVYSQVRHMSALIDDMFDVAILETGQMRINAEPFPMVELVEDVLQSYALLLDQSKIAVERNFPESIQTVNADPLRIRQVIRNLLSNAIKFSSPGDTIRITTEVKSNEILSFRIEDTGVGIAEDDISKIFESFYRSKQQLEKTVKGTGLGLHICQHILKLHNSTLDVKSRLHIGSTFSFDLNLYKEVVTI
- a CDS encoding FKBP-type peptidyl-prolyl cis-trans isomerase translates to MSEEITTPSGLKYVDEVVGSGKAPLSGQGVVVHYTGTLEDGTKFDSSVDRNKPFSFTIGVGRVIQGWDEGVMTMKVGGKRRLIIPSDLGYGARGAGGVIPPNATLIFDVELLEIR
- a CDS encoding thioredoxin family protein; this encodes MTPAELKTVLNEHPLTLLYFSTPTCNVCKVLKPRVEALLEEEPPWHFQYMNTEESMEIAGQHLIFAVPTLLLMADGREIARLSRHFGMHELEQPIRRYAELYNQVES
- a CDS encoding T9SS type A sorting domain-containing protein, with protein sequence MKSKIFLSLLFLLHFGYAIEEHQLWNGNQINNWWDNTGRITSHVATGDAGMEWPAGSGDTPIYTAGLWIVAGSVNGQENYRSAASEFTTECLPGPWGSDPDAPEHRIYKIRSADGRVNPDWDVWPVDQGAPWIDVNEDGEYDPAIDSPDVKGDLYYWTVFNDGNEGRHSYLWATQPLDIEVTAAMYGYEGPSPLENTLFLEWNIRNAGSDQLDSVILGIWQDIDLGSAINDYPGCSPDLDLSYHYVGRLPDQDYGFFPPSVGFSILQGPIVPSIGDTAHVSGELIPDYKNLHSTAFTPFCAVECPDPQTVEEAYLNMQGRDHDGNLYVNPTNNTPEPFSFTGNPLDGSGWLAVNETFPRDWRGILSTGPVSLSPGETQQMVAACVVSPGNGPLAALAALFDDVETVREIYDAQFSNLDDLVLVSEIDVPHNTESSGPFTFQFEILDPTNQWDSHTMSYQLDDIWTNTSMTNMGASVWQAELPDFQVTNTSTLAYHLVHYDGEGNFDHWPSGAPYNNNLFTFGPDLEAPVVAGLQEHYDVHYQLPFSKLVTIDTVSDNRFGINEIWLNWTIGGSDIMTAPMVAIDTNEVEWVFNRVFLGDMSDVVGQMGDTVKYWVNVQDGSNQGNLGSSEIRSFIASNQETIGDFDHATDQIGIVDWLSFENGSIVPFSDGGNHWGKVIQTPLNANIASYDTLEMLRELDLSFFDFGWINTRMAANFGDENNYGLVQIKTNGGYLTIDSLSGFIMPDTLSYDLSPFLPNVALGIRFILHSAQGVALWILDDMIFHTDPNLVGIKTAGLQPLTFSLQQNYPNPFNPITSIVYTLPELMDVEFEIFDVRGRLVKSWSLENQSGGEHKLFWDGTNSAGELVSTGVYIGVIKTEDYQSTIKMVLLR
- a CDS encoding T9SS type A sorting domain-containing protein — translated: MCNRVVMFLICAASLIAAGNPSHTSDLRSLDHYLWEGNNIRTWIGNNGTLVSHIPTGQAGLEWPKDSGYTAVFTGGLWLGAGLVDGQADIRTAMYQYSTEFSPGALGSDPEAVENKVYSINSGDNVSNPDWLNWPVNQGAPWIDEDGNHEWDPNVDSPAIKGDQFSWCVINDGNEENHNNLYSTLPLGVEIRTSIYGVDVEGRPANTIFYEWNIRNAGEHVLDSVFAGVWMDPDIGYSSDDYAGSDPDLEMSYAYNADSIDADYGSVPPAVGVMFIRTPLVPALGEIGYNVHGAVEDHRNVPMKASLIWYCGGSLCGPDTPGEAFNQMNGLDNEGDSLMDLDNHPTTFMLTGDPATGEGWTEANAERLSGDRYFLMSAGPFSLSPGESQDFICALMLAQGTNNLNAITELRSTASDIRLLWPQLFETTSIRDDLDQMPGDFVLHPAYPNPFNPITSIAYTLPEQIDVEFEIFDIRGRMVKNWFFANQTRGEHKLFWDGTKTGGELVSTGVYLGVIKTGSYQSTIKMVLLR
- a CDS encoding YkgJ family cysteine cluster protein, which gives rise to MSKSTPKERFYARGLHFECTGCGACCKLGGGFVYPTLEDVGFAAKHLDLSVNKFTATYMDLHKGEYVFKNDGDNCIFYGENGCTIYEARPTQCRTFPFWKANLKSQYRWKLIEEECEGIGQGRLFDFVEIEAIRNQTSQTPAGPMPEDVIVKIEN